The sequence GCACGGGCCTGTTCGTACACAGGGACGAGCGAGGCCGCGCGCTGCTGGAGCTCGCGGATGCGGGCTTCGGGGTTGGGGTGCGTGGAGAGCCACTGGGGCGGCCGGCTGCTGCTGTTGCTTGCGGCGATCATGTTCGTCCACAGGTCGACGGCGCCGCGCGGGTCGAAGCCGGCCTGCGCCATCAGTTGCTGGCCTACGACGTCGGCCTCGCTCTCCTGCTGTCGCGAGCCCGGGAGGAGGAAGCCCGTCTGCGCCAGCACGCTGCCACCCTGCATCGCGACGTCGCCGATGCCTGAGCCATAACGCGAACCTAACAAAGCGCCCAGCACTTGCACGGCGCCCTGCGCGCCCATCTGCCGCGTGATGCGTTCCTCGTGGTGGCGCGAAATGACGTGGCCGATTTCGTGCGAGATCACGCCCGCCAGCTGGTCCTGGTTCTTCGCGACGCGAAAGATGCCGGTGTACACGCCGACCTTGCCGCCAGGCA comes from Lysobacter sp. KIS68-7 and encodes:
- a CDS encoding M48 family metallopeptidase, which produces MPHALKTASLALAISAIVAACATTTSPTGRTQVVGGVSQEELNQLGTQAFNEVKAQKRPTSDARQQREAQCIVAAITQQLPPNWQGGWETVVFQDDEPNAFALPGGKVGVYTGIFRVAKNQDQLAGVISHEIGHVISRHHEERITRQMGAQGAVQVLGALLGSRYGSGIGDVAMQGGSVLAQTGFLLPGSRQQESEADVVGQQLMAQAGFDPRGAVDLWTNMIAASNSSSRPPQWLSTHPNPEARIRELQQRAASLVPVYEQARAAGRRPKCG